One Bacillus spongiae genomic window, TGTTCCTTCGTTTGGGGTTGCTGAAAGAGAGAAGGCCATGTTAAGGCCCCTTCAATCATGGCATGATATATTTGCGCAGCTAAGTTAGCATCGGGTATTTCCATCCTTCCATCTTCATCCGCAGCTTTTAACCAAGCCACTAAGTTGGCGTGTGGTGGACCATATTTCGCTTTAGTTTCTGTCACCAGCTCAAGATCTTGAAGAAAAACAGTTGTAAGGACTTTTGATAAGGCGAGTCGACTTGGATCGTTTATGAGAAAAAGTTCTGCATCAGCGAAAAGTGTAAGTTGTTCTTCTAGCGTTTTAGTAGGATCATAATGGATATCCTTTAATAATTCTTGCTCAGATAAAAACCGTTGAAATATTGCTTGGAAGAGATCATCTTTATTCGAAAAATGATTATAAACGGTCCGTTTAGAAACGCCTGCATGTTGAGCAATACGGTCCATAGAGGCTTTTTCGTACCCTTCGATGACAAAAGCTTTAATAGCGCCATCCATAATCGCTTCACGTTTCTTTGATAAATTGTCTGAGGGTTCATTTATGTTCTTCATTTTTTAGCACTCACTTTCTATATTAAAAATAAACTACACCGTATAGTGTAAAAACCTATTGACCACATGTAAACTACACTGTATAGTTTACTTTAAGGATAAGAAAACATCAACTTTATCCTGTGAGATTGATTTTTTTAGAACCAAAATGAAGGAGGAGAATGATGAAAGCGATTGTATTTACAGAATACGGATCGACGGATGTTTTACAGCTTAAAGAAGTGGAACAACCAGAACCAGAGGAGAATGAAGTGTTGGTGAAGGTGTATGCTGCTGCTGCCAACCCACTTGATTGGCGCTTTATGAGGGCGAATCCTTTTTTAGCACGATTGGAAAATGGTCTTCAAAAACCGAAAAAAACAACACGTCTTGGAGCAGACCTTGCAGGTCGGGTGGAAGCCATTGGAAGCAAGGTAACCCATTTTAAGCCAGGTGATGAAGTGTTTGGAGAGAAATTCGAAACAGGGTTGGGTGGTTTTGCCGAGTATGCTTGTGTGCCTGAAGAGGCTTTAGCCTTAAAGCCTCGTAACCTATCCTTTGAGGAAGCAGCAGCCGTTCCGATAGCAGCCCTAACGGCATTGCAAGGTCTTCAAAATGATGGGAACCTTCAATCAGG contains:
- a CDS encoding TetR/AcrR family transcriptional regulator — its product is MKNINEPSDNLSKKREAIMDGAIKAFVIEGYEKASMDRIAQHAGVSKRTVYNHFSNKDDLFQAIFQRFLSEQELLKDIHYDPTKTLEEQLTLFADAELFLINDPSRLALSKVLTTVFLQDLELVTETKAKYGPPHANLVAWLKAADEDGRMEIPDANLAAQIYHAMIEGALTWPSLFQQPQTKEQFIPLKEEMIKTYLYRFRK